From one Dyella sp. 2HG41-7 genomic stretch:
- the hpnA gene encoding hopanoid-associated sugar epimerase, producing MKALVTGATGFVGSAVARRLLRDGHRVRVLARAGSDRRNLQNLDVDVVEGDLTKPASLLPACDGCDALFHVAADYRLWAPDPAELYRANVDGTRAILEAATRVGVQRIVYTSSVATLGIPKDGTPGSESTPVTVDDMIGHYKRSKFLAEEVARQFAAEGSPVVIVNPSTPIGPYDIKPTPTGRIVRDAMLGRLPAYVDTGLNIAHVDDVAEGHWLAYERGAIGERYILGGFNMSLRDVLTEIANIAGRSPPKVRLPHAAVMPVAYVAEAWARLTGMNPIATVEEVRMSKKRMFFTIAKAERELGYTARPARLALEDAVRWFQQQR from the coding sequence GTGAAGGCCCTGGTGACCGGCGCCACCGGATTCGTGGGCTCGGCGGTGGCGCGCCGTCTGTTGCGCGATGGGCACCGCGTTCGCGTGCTGGCGCGGGCCGGTTCGGATCGGCGCAATCTGCAAAACCTCGATGTGGACGTGGTCGAAGGCGACCTTACCAAGCCGGCAAGCTTGCTGCCCGCTTGCGACGGTTGCGATGCCTTGTTCCATGTCGCCGCCGATTACCGCCTTTGGGCGCCGGATCCCGCTGAACTTTATCGCGCCAATGTCGACGGCACGCGCGCGATTCTGGAGGCGGCCACGCGCGTCGGTGTGCAGCGCATCGTGTACACCAGCAGCGTGGCGACGCTGGGCATTCCCAAAGACGGCACACCGGGAAGTGAGAGCACGCCGGTGACGGTGGACGACATGATCGGCCACTACAAGCGCTCCAAATTTCTCGCCGAAGAAGTGGCCCGACAATTCGCGGCGGAAGGTTCGCCGGTGGTCATCGTCAATCCGTCCACACCGATCGGGCCGTACGACATCAAACCCACGCCGACGGGACGCATCGTGCGCGATGCGATGCTGGGGCGCTTACCGGCGTATGTCGATACCGGTTTGAATATCGCGCACGTAGACGATGTCGCCGAAGGCCATTGGCTGGCGTACGAACGCGGCGCAATCGGCGAGCGGTACATTCTCGGCGGCTTCAATATGAGTCTGCGCGATGTGTTGACGGAAATCGCCAACATCGCAGGGCGCTCTCCACCCAAGGTGCGTTTGCCGCACGCCGCCGTGATGCCGGTGGCTTATGTCGCCGAAGCGTGGGCGCGCCTGACCGGCATGAATCCGATCGCCACGGTCGAAGAAGTACGCATGTCGAAAAAACGCATGTTTTTCACTATC